A stretch of Lathyrus oleraceus cultivar Zhongwan6 chromosome 6, CAAS_Psat_ZW6_1.0, whole genome shotgun sequence DNA encodes these proteins:
- the LOC127096542 gene encoding uncharacterized protein LOC127096542, producing MASRLSPTDLESTQLGYANKEEFEVLAIDTLIDIDWRNPIINYLKDPSTDIERKTKYRALSYVLIGNELFKKTPEGILLKCLGESEAYLALSSVHSGACGAHQAGHKTKWLLLRYGMYWPTMLKDCIEFAKGCQECQIHAGIQHASASELHIIIKPWPFRG from the coding sequence ATGGCTTCCAGATTATCTCCGACAGATTTGGAAAGCACCCAGTTAGGATATGCTAACAAAGAGGAGTTTGAAGTTTTGGCCATTGATACCTTGATAGATATAGATTGGAGGAATCCAATTATTAATTATCTCAAGGACCCTTCGACAGACATAGAAAGAAAAACCAAGTACAGGGCTTTATCTTATGTATTGATAGGGAATGAATTATTCAAGAAAACCCCTGAAGGGATCCTATTGAAATGCTTAGGAGAAAGTGAAGCTTACTTGGCATTATCTAGTGTACATAGTGGAGCTTGTGGAGCACATCAGGCAGGCCATAAGACGAAATGGTTGCTTTTAAGATATGGAATGTATTGGCCCACCATGTTAAAAGATTGTATAGAGTTTGCTAAGGGTTGCCAAGAATGTCAAATACATGCAGGAATTCAACATGCTTCTGCAAGTGAACTTCATATAATTATTAAGCCTTGGCCCTTCAGAGGTTAA